A single Thermoanaerobacterium sp. RBIITD DNA region contains:
- a CDS encoding iron chelate uptake ABC transporter family permease subunit: MKIKYSVYFIITLIILLASLMLSASVGAAKIPLKELINILLGSGNPTNRMILMQLRLPRVVETAIVGMGLSVTGTFFQGLLRNPMADPYVLGISSGAALGATIAIILGIGLFGLQFAAFLTALITIYAVYMLSKKGTKVSMATMLLAGIAISAFMSSLISLMMLLHHDQMSQIVFWTMGGFSLITWSEVFYTTPVIIVGSTILYIYSRDLNAIITGEEIAEHLGIDTEKVKKVILIVGSIITASSVSAGGIIGFVGLIIPHISRLIVGSDNRVLVPYSAITGAAFLVLADTLSRIVLAPAEIPVGIITAAFGGPFFLYLLIKNKKSEVV; the protein is encoded by the coding sequence GTGAAGATAAAGTACAGTGTATATTTCATAATAACACTTATAATCTTGCTTGCATCACTGATGCTTTCAGCATCAGTAGGTGCAGCAAAGATACCTTTAAAAGAGTTAATTAATATACTTTTAGGTAGTGGAAACCCTACTAACAGAATGATATTGATGCAATTAAGACTTCCGAGAGTTGTTGAAACAGCCATTGTTGGTATGGGTTTATCTGTCACAGGGACATTTTTTCAGGGCTTATTGAGAAATCCTATGGCAGATCCTTATGTCCTTGGGATATCATCTGGTGCAGCACTCGGTGCGACAATAGCAATAATACTTGGCATAGGTTTATTTGGACTTCAATTTGCAGCATTTTTGACAGCGCTTATAACTATTTATGCTGTATATATGCTATCAAAAAAAGGCACAAAGGTATCCATGGCAACAATGCTGCTGGCAGGTATTGCCATAAGTGCATTTATGTCATCACTAATATCTTTGATGATGCTTCTACACCATGACCAGATGTCACAGATAGTCTTCTGGACTATGGGTGGCTTTAGCCTTATAACATGGAGTGAAGTGTTTTACACCACACCTGTAATTATAGTGGGCAGTACCATTTTATATATATATTCAAGGGATTTAAATGCAATTATAACTGGTGAAGAAATAGCTGAGCACCTTGGTATAGATACAGAAAAAGTGAAAAAAGTCATCTTAATAGTAGGGTCAATAATTACGGCTTCATCTGTATCGGCAGGTGGCATTATTGGATTTGTAGGTCTTATAATACCACATATATCCCGGCTTATTGTTGGTTCAGATAATAGAGTATTAGTTCCATATAGTGCGATTACCGGCGCAGCCTTTTTAGTTCTTGCTGATACATTGTCGAGGATAGTATTGGCACCGGCAGAGATACCGGTTGGCATAATAACAGCGGCATTTGGTGGACCATTTTTCCTTTACCTTCTTATAAAGAATAAAAAGAGTGAGGTAGTTTAA
- a CDS encoding ABC transporter substrate-binding protein: MKKFKNILIFTIISLLVISLAACSQKTASKFASNTEANKTEVKTTFPLKVTDFMGREVTIDKAPKRIVSLSPSTTELIYALGAGKKVVGVTDYDDYPEEVKSVAKVGGFKGPNMEAIAAQKPDIIFASTLSGKDQMDALQKTGIPVLVLEAKDINQIYDSIKIIGQITGNEKKGDEVIQTMKDKIKEISDKVKDLPKVNTFFVVDTNGNFTAGKGTFIDELINLAGGKNVADDVNGWAQYSMEQLLQKNPDTIITSPHASNSNNIKDMQGYKDTKAAKDGKIFIISNDDIINRASNRIVLGLEEIAKDLHPEAFK, translated from the coding sequence ATGAAGAAGTTTAAAAATATTTTAATATTCACAATCATATCATTACTTGTAATATCACTTGCTGCATGTTCACAGAAAACAGCATCGAAGTTTGCATCAAATACCGAAGCTAATAAAACAGAAGTGAAGACTACATTTCCATTAAAAGTGACAGATTTTATGGGAAGAGAAGTTACAATAGATAAAGCACCTAAAAGGATTGTATCGCTATCGCCGTCAACAACAGAGCTAATTTACGCACTTGGCGCAGGTAAGAAAGTCGTAGGTGTTACAGATTATGATGATTATCCGGAAGAAGTTAAAAGCGTAGCAAAAGTTGGTGGATTTAAAGGACCAAATATGGAAGCTATTGCGGCACAGAAGCCTGACATCATTTTTGCATCAACACTTTCAGGCAAAGACCAGATGGATGCACTTCAGAAGACAGGTATACCAGTACTAGTTCTTGAAGCAAAGGATATCAATCAGATTTACGATTCAATAAAGATAATTGGACAGATTACTGGAAATGAGAAAAAAGGCGATGAAGTCATTCAAACCATGAAAGACAAAATAAAGGAAATATCCGATAAAGTAAAAGATTTACCAAAAGTAAATACATTCTTTGTTGTTGATACAAATGGAAATTTTACGGCTGGCAAAGGTACTTTTATTGATGAACTTATTAACTTAGCAGGTGGAAAAAATGTCGCAGATGATGTAAATGGATGGGCACAGTACAGTATGGAACAATTGCTGCAAAAGAATCCGGATACTATAATAACATCACCACATGCCAGCAACTCAAATAACATAAAGGATATGCAAGGTTACAAGGATACAAAAGCTGCTAAAGATGGAAAGATATTTATAATATCGAATGATGACATTATAAACAGAGCATCAAATAGAATAGTCTTAGGACTTGAAGAAATAGCCAAAGATTTACATCCGGAGGCTTTTAAATAA
- a CDS encoding S41 family peptidase: MKKVLKIALIVVIVLGIALTGVYYAIFNSPVHVTTKNIGNEKPLTVEQKLEDFEYMYNIMKDNFPYFEVKKRTLGYDWLAHKSEFEGWVKKTKNDIEFYNTMNRILALLQNGHTGILSPDYYKMFVKLYGSIPLVNGPWNQVLNNKNVVNRYKYWGKIINEKQYVIPVVFKYFEGNYAAICDINKDDPKKYGIERGSILKKVGDLTIDEYINSLRDKAFLQYDFKRNILKKDQLLIYTKNIENIKLILLTPEGKSIEKEIKSIEYTPPKSDNNKLPNYQSLILKENRIAYLKVRSLDGLSVDKDHDGIYKFLKSIKDYPYLIIDIRGNGGGSDYYWMKNIVPYLTDKALSASNYLVIRNGDYIKPFFKAKFGPGFNSLKSTKELPDNLNFPYELRGDFGKFSYDARTVSSKDPVGFKGKIYILTDGYVYSSAESFAAFAKATKWATLVGTTTGGDGIGTDPVLCALPNSGLVFRFSADMGINPDGTINEEKHTSPDVYVEQSYNDYFKLSIDDYKKNDLNDMLKYDTVVKKVLEIAK; the protein is encoded by the coding sequence ATGAAGAAGGTATTGAAGATTGCACTAATAGTTGTTATAGTGCTTGGAATCGCATTGACAGGGGTATACTATGCAATTTTTAATAGTCCTGTTCATGTAACAACCAAAAATATTGGCAATGAAAAACCATTGACCGTAGAGCAGAAACTTGAAGACTTTGAATATATGTATAACATTATGAAAGACAATTTCCCGTATTTTGAAGTTAAAAAGAGGACACTTGGATATGATTGGCTCGCACACAAAAGTGAATTTGAAGGATGGGTAAAGAAAACAAAAAACGATATAGAGTTCTATAATACAATGAATAGAATTCTTGCACTATTGCAAAATGGACATACAGGTATTTTAAGTCCGGATTATTATAAAATGTTTGTTAAATTATATGGCAGTATACCATTAGTTAATGGACCATGGAATCAAGTATTAAATAACAAAAATGTGGTAAATAGGTATAAATATTGGGGCAAGATAATAAATGAAAAACAATATGTTATTCCAGTTGTCTTTAAATATTTCGAAGGAAATTATGCAGCAATATGCGATATAAATAAAGATGATCCAAAAAAATATGGCATTGAAAGAGGAAGTATATTAAAAAAGGTTGGAGATTTAACTATAGATGAGTACATAAATTCTCTAAGAGATAAAGCATTTTTACAATATGATTTTAAGCGAAATATATTAAAGAAAGACCAATTATTGATATATACTAAAAATATAGAGAATATTAAGCTGATACTGTTGACACCTGAAGGAAAATCTATAGAAAAGGAAATAAAAAGCATAGAATATACACCACCTAAGTCAGATAATAATAAACTTCCCAATTATCAGAGCTTAATATTGAAAGAAAATAGAATCGCATATTTGAAAGTAAGAAGTTTAGATGGTTTGTCTGTTGATAAAGACCATGATGGTATATATAAATTTTTAAAAAGCATAAAAGATTATCCATATTTGATTATTGATATAAGAGGAAATGGTGGTGGAAGTGATTACTATTGGATGAAAAATATAGTCCCATATCTTACAGATAAAGCTTTGAGTGCCAGTAATTATTTAGTTATAAGAAACGGAGATTATATAAAACCATTTTTTAAAGCGAAATTTGGACCAGGTTTTAATAGTTTAAAATCGACTAAGGAATTACCGGACAATCTCAATTTTCCATATGAGCTAAGAGGTGATTTTGGTAAATTTTCTTATGATGCAAGAACTGTATCGTCTAAGGACCCAGTTGGCTTTAAAGGTAAGATATACATTCTTACAGATGGATATGTATATTCATCGGCAGAGAGTTTTGCTGCATTTGCAAAAGCGACAAAATGGGCGACACTTGTCGGAACAACTACAGGCGGTGATGGCATAGGAACAGATCCGGTTTTATGTGCACTTCCAAACAGCGGTCTTGTTTTCAGGTTTAGTGCAGATATGGGTATAAATCCTGATGGAACTATAAATGAAGAGAAACATACTTCACCTGATGTATATGTAGAACAATCTTATAATGATTATTTTAAATTAAGCATTGATGATTATAAGAAAAATGACTTAAATGATATGCTTAAGTATGATACAGTTGTAAAAAAGGTTCTTGAAATTGCAAAGTAA
- a CDS encoding transposase — protein MIKSFICTDTELDTETILNYYSQRWPIEIFFRQTKNNLGLNTYRVRSTKSIDRLLCLISMTYLYFKLQATNIINLGKE, from the coding sequence TTGATAAAATCATTTATTTGTACTGATACTGAATTAGATACTGAGACTATTCTAAATTACTATAGTCAAAGATGGCCTATAGAAATATTCTTTAGGCAAACAAAGAATAATCTTGGACTGAATACGTATCGAGTACGCTCAACAAAATCAATAGATAGATTGTTATGCCTTATATCAATGACATACCTGTATTTTAAGCTTCAAGCGACAAATATTATAAATTTGGGCAAGGAATAA
- a CDS encoding helix-turn-helix transcriptional regulator, translating into MKITKYDSVGIRKKLLTVIEEYKITLNTLSKVTGIDINWLSDYINGKREINDLSDNLKGFFFTDLIFLLSDGMKIDKDERIKGVIDVLVQIFGLEYDTISLYAGLEKQDVENFMNDTNSINYEKKYKLAATCMMLHYIFKK; encoded by the coding sequence ATGAAAATTACAAAATATGATAGTGTAGGAATTAGAAAAAAATTACTGACCGTTATTGAAGAATACAAAATTACATTGAACACTTTAAGTAAAGTAACAGGTATTGACATTAATTGGCTTTCAGATTATATAAATGGAAAGAGAGAAATAAACGATCTATCAGATAATTTAAAAGGCTTCTTTTTTACCGATTTAATCTTTCTTCTGTCAGACGGAATGAAAATTGATAAAGATGAAAGAATAAAAGGAGTTATTGATGTACTCGTACAAATATTCGGCCTTGAATATGATACTATATCACTTTATGCAGGATTGGAAAAACAAGATGTCGAAAATTTTATGAATGATACTAACTCAATTAACTATGAAAAAAAATATAAGCTAGCAGCGACATGTATGATGCTCCATTATATATTCAAAAAATAA
- a CDS encoding LuxR C-terminal-related transcriptional regulator has product MFLVETKLDNLDKLILSSLARNGIRKVVADDVGISERTLRRHIKKLYTLLNVQNDIKLVLTAINAGIIDSYGNILIT; this is encoded by the coding sequence ATGTTTTTAGTGGAAACAAAACTTGATAATTTAGACAAATTAATTTTATCATCATTGGCCCGTAATGGAATCAGAAAAGTAGTAGCAGATGATGTAGGTATATCAGAGCGGACATTAAGAAGGCACATAAAAAAACTTTATACTTTGCTAAATGTTCAAAATGATATTAAGTTAGTATTAACTGCTATAAATGCTGGAATTATCGATTCTTATGGCAATATATTAATTACATAA
- a CDS encoding CopG family transcriptional regulator has protein sequence MNKTQNITLSLPKDLLQKIKHLAINKQTSVSGLLTKTLEEMVKKEDLYEKARLHHIDILENNIDLGTEGKTTWDREDLYER, from the coding sequence ATGAATAAGACGCAGAATATTACATTATCATTACCTAAAGATTTATTACAAAAGATAAAGCATTTAGCTATAAATAAGCAAACATCTGTATCTGGGCTTTTAACCAAAACATTAGAAGAAATGGTTAAAAAGGAGGATTTGTACGAGAAAGCTAGATTACACCATATTGACATATTAGAAAATAATATTGATTTAGGTACAGAAGGTAAAACTACATGGGATAGAGAGGATTTATATGAAAGATAA
- a CDS encoding PIN domain-containing protein: MKDNIDLQFVDTNILVYAHDTSAGKKHEIAKELLKELWNTRKGCLSTQVLSEFYVTITKKVKKPLSSFQASQIISDLGLWKLDTPCVDNILEAIQIGQRYMISFWDSLIICSAINLNCDIILSEDLNSGQYFNKIKVINPFL; encoded by the coding sequence ATGAAAGATAATATTGATTTGCAATTTGTTGATACGAATATTTTAGTTTATGCTCACGATACATCTGCCGGTAAAAAACACGAAATTGCGAAAGAACTATTAAAAGAATTGTGGAATACAAGAAAGGGTTGTCTGAGTACCCAGGTCTTGTCAGAGTTTTACGTAACCATTACAAAAAAGGTTAAAAAACCTTTGTCTTCATTCCAAGCATCACAAATTATTTCAGATCTCGGACTTTGGAAATTGGATACACCATGTGTTGACAATATACTTGAAGCAATTCAAATAGGACAGCGTTATATGATTTCATTTTGGGATTCTCTTATAATCTGCAGTGCAATAAATCTTAATTGCGATATAATATTAAGCGAGGATTTAAATTCTGGGCAATATTTTAATAAAATAAAAGTGATAAATCCATTTTTGTAA
- the ltrA gene encoding group II intron reverse transcriptase/maturase encodes MITEKVSAGKKLKVHSLIDKVYHPTNLEMAWKKVKANGGAGGIDGIYMDDFEKVATEELKCLHEQIKNGVYKPLPVKRVYIPKRGKPQEKRPLGIPAIKDRVCQQALKNRMEPIFEKIFNDCSFGYRPGRSPHDAMRKIWREIQQGNEWIVDGDLRDYFGTVDHEMLIDMVAEQISDGRILDLIRKMLKVGYVENGRRYETEAGTPQGSVISPLLSNIYLTPFDNAMTGKGFKLIRFADDWMIVCKSRAEAEKALKTAKEELAKLGLTLHPDKTRITNIKWGFEFLGYKIKQGKGLKLPKDKIKTATNALNLYAFPTDKSIRRFMDIIRQRTKRKIPITLKELIENINPVIRGWGNYYRKSHVRKLFNKLDRWIIRRF; translated from the coding sequence ATGATAACGGAGAAAGTAAGTGCAGGAAAGAAGCTCAAGGTACATTCATTGATTGACAAGGTGTACCACCCGACAAATCTGGAAATGGCATGGAAGAAAGTAAAGGCCAATGGAGGAGCCGGGGGAATAGATGGGATTTACATGGACGATTTCGAAAAGGTAGCCACAGAGGAGTTGAAATGTCTCCATGAACAAATTAAGAATGGGGTATACAAGCCTTTGCCAGTAAAGCGGGTATACATACCTAAAAGGGGAAAACCTCAAGAAAAGCGTCCGTTAGGAATTCCAGCAATCAAAGACCGAGTATGTCAACAAGCATTGAAGAACAGGATGGAGCCAATATTCGAGAAGATTTTTAATGATTGCAGCTTTGGTTACAGACCTGGACGTTCTCCTCACGACGCGATGAGGAAGATATGGCGAGAAATACAACAGGGGAATGAATGGATTGTAGACGGGGACCTTCGCGATTACTTTGGGACAGTAGACCATGAAATGCTAATTGATATGGTGGCTGAACAGATAAGTGATGGAAGAATCCTTGACTTAATCAGGAAAATGCTTAAAGTCGGCTATGTAGAGAACGGCCGTAGGTACGAAACCGAAGCCGGAACACCGCAGGGGTCGGTGATTAGTCCCCTATTGAGCAACATATACCTGACGCCATTCGATAATGCCATGACAGGAAAAGGATTCAAGCTTATCCGTTTTGCCGATGATTGGATGATAGTCTGCAAAAGCAGAGCAGAAGCCGAAAAGGCATTAAAAACGGCGAAAGAAGAACTCGCAAAACTCGGCTTAACCCTCCACCCAGACAAAACAAGGATAACCAATATAAAATGGGGATTCGAGTTCTTGGGCTATAAAATCAAGCAGGGAAAGGGACTGAAGCTACCGAAGGACAAAATCAAAACAGCAACAAATGCACTTAATCTGTATGCTTTCCCAACGGACAAATCCATAAGAAGATTCATGGATATAATACGGCAGAGAACCAAGAGAAAGATACCCATAACACTTAAAGAATTGATTGAAAATATTAATCCGGTAATCCGCGGGTGGGGAAACTACTACCGTAAGTCACATGTTCGGAAACTGTTCAATAAATTGGACAGATGGATAATCAGACGCTTTTAA
- a CDS encoding geobacillin-26 family protein (This protein is homologous to geobacillin 26, a large bacteriocin (245 amino acids) that was found in the thermophile Geobacillus sp. 15, and that has an unknown mechanism of action.): protein MIKKLVSLLLVVSLLTVSSFSSIFAADTITNTELQISSKTYNIAGNEYAVKTIEDNNNIREVLVEETNKSTLVTYNKNTGEFEVKEIKKITGEVKNYKLESKIDNIKKQKTQKVIDNLIVRPFYQVLLNEGDLWWGYAVNVIKYTGQSDYAWNLYTPKSSKSVYENSGNTNDLNNFEGNLNSMIKNEYAAEAAVGAAIASSIAAAISGPETIGMGTIVGLLVAAGGAATAAVYFYDAKQDAIHCDYYFNRVKF from the coding sequence ATGATAAAAAAGTTAGTTTCATTACTTCTAGTTGTGTCACTTCTTACTGTTTCATCTTTTAGTTCAATATTTGCTGCAGATACAATTACTAATACTGAATTACAAATTTCTTCAAAAACATATAATATAGCTGGGAATGAGTATGCAGTAAAGACAATAGAAGATAATAATAATATAAGAGAAGTACTTGTGGAAGAGACAAATAAGTCAACATTAGTTACATATAATAAAAATACGGGTGAATTTGAAGTTAAAGAAATAAAGAAAATTACTGGTGAAGTAAAAAATTATAAATTAGAATCTAAAATTGATAATATTAAAAAACAAAAAACTCAAAAAGTAATTGATAATTTAATAGTAAGACCTTTTTATCAAGTTTTATTAAACGAAGGCGATTTATGGTGGGGATATGCAGTAAATGTAATTAAATATACTGGACAAAGTGATTACGCTTGGAATTTATATACGCCCAAAAGTTCAAAGAGTGTATATGAAAATTCAGGGAATACTAATGATTTGAATAATTTCGAAGGTAATCTTAATTCAATGATTAAAAATGAGTATGCTGCTGAAGCTGCCGTAGGTGCTGCAATTGCTTCTTCAATAGCAGCAGCAATTTCGGGTCCAGAAACTATAGGAATGGGAACTATAGTTGGATTGCTTGTCGCAGCGGGTGGAGCTGCTACTGCTGCAGTATATTTTTACGATGCTAAGCAAGATGCTATACATTGTGATTATTACTTTAATAGAGTTAAATTTTAA
- a CDS encoding DUF1648 domain-containing protein, with product MYKNRPVLKLKFSTFEKVIEIIVIINLILELLLFIRYWPYLPNKVPIHYSLSGNPDSWGSKGTLFLIPIVSILLYFMFSYISRFPHIFNYIPEITEENAERQYRNARTLMTCLKVEVIFLLSFILYKDIYIALGKFKELGIGSIAILLIIIFVTIVYFIIKSIKLR from the coding sequence ATGTATAAAAATAGGCCTGTTTTAAAATTAAAATTTTCAACATTTGAAAAAGTTATCGAAATAATAGTAATAATTAATCTCATTTTAGAATTATTACTATTTATTAGGTATTGGCCATATCTTCCAAATAAAGTTCCAATACATTATAGTTTATCTGGTAATCCAGATTCTTGGGGTAGCAAAGGAACTCTTTTTTTAATACCTATAGTGAGCATTTTATTATATTTTATGTTTTCATATATAAGTAGATTTCCTCATATATTTAATTATATTCCTGAAATTACTGAGGAAAATGCAGAGCGCCAATATAGAAATGCGCGTACGCTTATGACTTGTTTAAAGGTAGAGGTTATTTTTTTGCTTTCATTTATCTTATATAAAGATATATATATAGCTTTAGGGAAGTTTAAAGAACTTGGAATCGGGTCTATTGCTATTTTATTGATAATAATTTTTGTTACAATAGTATATTTTATTATAAAATCAATAAAACTAAGGTGA
- a CDS encoding IS110 family transposase — MFYLGIDIGKNNHVASLIDEKCNTIFKAFSFPNSYVGGNSLLDKLASFNISVNDVEIGMEATGHYWLSIYSFLVEKGFVIHVINPIQTDGWRKGTEIRKRKTDIIDSILIADLIRYGDFLETSLANEDTISLRNLSRFRNYLINSIGDLKRKTVCVLDQVFPEYQSIFSNIFGQTSKEILLHFNTPDDFENISSEQLQQVLSEITMKKFAMDKINEISSAAKKSFGIKFCLDSFSLQLRLLIEQINFIEKQVTDVEEQISALLDKINSPITTIPGIDNVTAATILGEIGDISRFKNPSKLVAYAGIDASISQSGEYNSTNNKMSKRGSPYLRKALFSAALVASNCDPVFKAFYQKKRSEGKHHLTAIGAVARKLCYTICAILKNNCAFEVKLPKNDC, encoded by the coding sequence ATGTTTTATTTAGGTATTGATATCGGGAAAAACAATCATGTAGCTTCTTTAATTGATGAAAAATGTAACACCATTTTTAAGGCTTTTTCTTTCCCAAACTCTTACGTCGGTGGTAATAGCTTACTTGATAAGCTTGCTTCCTTTAACATCTCTGTTAATGATGTTGAAATTGGTATGGAAGCTACTGGTCATTACTGGTTATCTATTTATTCTTTTCTTGTTGAAAAAGGTTTTGTTATTCATGTTATTAATCCTATTCAAACTGATGGTTGGCGTAAAGGAACTGAAATCAGAAAGCGCAAAACCGACATCATCGATTCTATACTAATTGCAGATCTTATTCGCTACGGTGATTTCTTAGAAACTTCTTTAGCCAACGAAGATACTATCTCTCTTCGCAATCTTTCTCGTTTTAGAAATTACCTCATCAATTCTATAGGTGACCTTAAGCGTAAGACCGTTTGTGTTTTAGATCAAGTTTTCCCCGAATATCAATCTATCTTTTCTAATATCTTTGGACAAACGTCTAAGGAAATCTTACTCCACTTTAATACGCCGGATGATTTTGAAAATATTTCTTCTGAACAATTGCAGCAGGTTTTGTCTGAAATTACTATGAAAAAATTTGCTATGGATAAAATCAATGAAATTTCTTCTGCTGCTAAAAAATCTTTTGGTATTAAGTTTTGTTTGGATAGTTTTTCTCTGCAATTAAGATTATTAATTGAGCAAATTAATTTTATCGAAAAACAGGTCACAGATGTTGAAGAGCAGATATCAGCTTTACTTGATAAAATCAATTCTCCTATTACTACAATACCTGGCATTGACAACGTAACAGCTGCAACAATTTTAGGAGAAATAGGAGATATTTCAAGGTTTAAAAATCCATCAAAGCTTGTAGCTTATGCCGGTATTGATGCTTCTATATCACAATCAGGAGAATATAACAGTACAAATAACAAAATGAGTAAGCGAGGTTCTCCTTATCTTAGGAAAGCTCTTTTTAGTGCTGCATTAGTTGCCTCTAATTGTGATCCTGTTTTTAAGGCTTTTTACCAAAAGAAACGTTCAGAAGGCAAACATCACCTTACAGCTATTGGAGCTGTAGCACGCAAGCTTTGCTATACTATTTGTGCTATTTTAAAAAACAACTGTGCTTTTGAAGTAAAACTTCCTAAAAATGATTGTTAG
- a CDS encoding AsnC family protein codes for MINNIYDELIMSIGESKLSGADPNKNRFKKMLDEKELARRKENYKSIIYILDIIFNPKSAFANLLKQGYFFILCDKDGYVIKLIYDQKLKDYFSRLHFVEGVSLRIEDCGTNAINIAMKLKRQVEICGAEHYCHLFKNWYCTAIPIVDYHEREIIAYLDMSVMNIDCLQQENVILWKIADYIEKCLCYMYEKNDYLSSKLDHIDRLILSKMACKYERKIVLREIGISERTLCRHIEKLYKLFNVNNDLGIVMKAINNRIIDTYGNLL; via the coding sequence ATGATCAATAATATTTATGATGAATTGATTATGTCCATTGGAGAATCAAAACTTTCAGGCGCTGACCCAAATAAAAATAGGTTTAAAAAAATGCTTGATGAAAAAGAGTTGGCCAGGCGAAAAGAGAATTATAAAAGCATAATTTACATACTTGACATCATTTTTAATCCGAAAAGTGCATTTGCTAATCTTTTAAAACAAGGATATTTTTTTATACTGTGTGATAAAGACGGATATGTAATAAAACTGATATACGACCAAAAACTAAAAGACTATTTTAGTAGACTGCATTTTGTAGAAGGCGTAAGCTTAAGGATTGAAGATTGCGGTACAAATGCAATAAATATTGCAATGAAGTTGAAAAGGCAAGTAGAGATATGCGGAGCAGAACATTATTGTCATCTATTCAAAAATTGGTACTGTACTGCAATCCCGATTGTAGATTATCATGAAAGAGAAATAATTGCATATCTCGACATGTCAGTGATGAACATTGATTGTTTACAACAAGAAAATGTGATACTTTGGAAGATTGCGGATTATATTGAAAAATGTCTTTGTTATATGTATGAGAAAAATGATTATCTAAGTTCAAAACTTGATCATATTGACAGATTGATATTATCTAAAATGGCATGCAAATATGAAAGAAAAATTGTGCTGAGAGAAATAGGAATTTCAGAGAGGACATTGTGTAGACACATAGAAAAACTTTATAAACTATTTAACGTAAATAACGATTTGGGGATTGTGATGAAAGCAATAAATAATAGAATAATAGACACTTATGGAAACTTATTATAA